TTAGCGGTACCTGCAAGTGCACATAAAACAGCTGAAGCTGTGAGTGTTTTTAATGCGGTTACTTTTGTTGTTGTCATAATGTGTATTCCTGTCGAAGCTACTTGTTGATTGCATTAATGTTGTTGTATCACTGTTGTTTAAGAAATGACTTCTCTCAATTATCTATTGGTCTATTAGACTAAGGTGGAATGGGTAGTTAAATCGCATCCAACCTAACATTGGACTAGATTATAGAAGGCAATTTTAAAGTTTTTTGTTAAATGGCAAGATATACAACTAAGGTCTAATACTTTCAGGGGCTTTGCTGAGTGATCCTTGAAGCAGGCCGTAGGCAAGTAATTAAAATGGAGACGACAACAATGTCAGAAAGTATCTATCCAGTACCAGCGCATATCAAGAATGCAGCACTAGTTGATAACGATAAATATAATACACTGTACAAGCAATCTATTGATGACCCTGAAGGATTTTGGCGAGAGCACGGTAAACGCCTTGATTGGTCAACTCCTTATAACAAAGTAAAGAACACCTCATTCGACAAAGGCCACATCAGCATTCGCTGGTATGAAGACGGCCAACTTAACGCATCTTACAACTGTATTGATCGCCACCTTGCCACTAAAGCCTATAAAACAGCTCTTATTTGGGAAGGCGATAACCCTGAACACAACGAAAATATTAGCTACCAACAGCTTCACGACGAAGTAGCTAAGCTAGCCAACGGCCTTAAAAAATTAGGTGTATCAAAAGGTGACCGTGTTGCTATTTATATGCCAATGACACCGCAGGCTATTTACGCTATGCAAGCGTGTGCGCGTATTGGTGCTATTCACTCTGTCGTATTTGGTGGTTTCTCTCCATCAGCGATTGCTGACCGAATTAATGACTCAGGCGCTAAAGTGGTAATTACTTCAGACGAAGGTCGCCGTGCTGGCAACTGCGTACCACTTAAAGCAAATGTTGATGAAGCGGTATCACAAGACTCAGTAACCACCGTTGAGCACGTTATTGTTCATCAGCTAACGGGTGGTGAAGTTGAATGGAATAGTCATGATGTTTGGTGGCATGAGCTTGTCGCTGACTTACCAGCCGAGTGCGAACCAGAGCCAATGAATGCAGAAGATCCGCTTTTCATTCTCTACACTTCAGGCTCAACGGGTCAACCAAAAGGGGTGGTTCATACTACCGGTGGTTACCTTGTTTATGCATCGATGACACATGAATATGTATTTGACCTTAAAGAAGATGATATTTTCTGGTGTAGTGCCGATGTGGGCTGGATCACAGGTCACAGCTACATTGCTTATGGCCCATTAGTGAATGGCTGCACGCAAGTCGTATTTGAAGGTGTACCAACTTACCCAACAGCGGGCCGTATGGGTGAAGTAATTGATAAGCACAACGTGACTATTCTTTACACAGCACCAACTGCTATTCGTGCTCTAATGGCGAAAGGCGATGAGCCAACAGCGACTTCAACTCGTAAAAGTCTTCGTGTTATGGGTTCTGTAGGTGAGCCAATTAACCCAGAAGCGTGGGCATGGTATTACGAACATATTGGTAACGAAAACTGCCCAATCGTAGATACTTGGTGGCAAACAGAGACTGGCGGCATCATGATCACACCATTACCAGGTGCGACAGATATGAAGCCAGGCTCAGCAACGCGTCCATTCTTTGGTATTGCACCAGCACTATTTGATGCTGAAGGTAATACACTAGAAGGCGCGGTTGACGGTAACCTTGTTATTTTAGATAGCTGGCCATCACAAGCACGTACAGTTTATGGCGACCATGAACGCTTTGAACAAACTTATTTCTCAGCATACCCTGGCGTGTACTTCACAGGTGATGGTTGTCGTCGTGATGAAGATGGCTACTACTGGATCACAGGCCGTGTAGATGACGTACTTAACGTATCAGGTCACCGCCTAGGTACTGCAGAAATCGAAAGTGCATTGGTTGCTCACGAAGCGGTAGCAGAAGCTGCAGTAGTAGGTTACCCGCATGATATTAAAGGTCAGGGCATCTATGTTTACATCACTCCAAATGAGGGGATTGTAGTCAGCGATGAACTAACAAAAGAGGTACGTAACTGGGTTCGTAAAGAATTAAGCCCAATTGCATCACCAGATATGATCCAATGGTCTCCGGGTCTACCGAAAACACGTTCTGGTAAGATCATGCGTCGAATTTTACGTAAAATTGCGGCAAATGAGCACCAACAGCTTGGAGATACTTCTACACTGGCCGATCCGAGCGTTGTTGATGAGCTAATCGAAAACCGATTAAATCGTTAAAATCGCGTTAAAAACTTGATTAGAAGTTGATTCTAAACGTAGTATATCGGCTGTCACTTAGAAATAGGTGTCAGCCGAATTTATTAGGAGTGAACCATGAGTCAGTTTTTAATAGCGGACGATCATCCGTTATTTCGTGAAGCGCTGAAAGGGGCATTGAGTGCTAAGTTCGCTGATTTAGAAGTGTTTGAATCGGAAAACTTTGATACCACTTTGCAGGTGCTAAGCGAGCAAGAAGATCTTGATATCTTACTACTAGACCTTCACATGCCAGGCAATGGCGATTTATACGGCCTTATTCGCATTCGCGAAGACTATCCAAGCTTACCAATAGCTGTTGTTTCTGGCAGCGAAGACATCAACGTAGTTTCTAAAGTAATGGGTTATGGTGCGATGGGATTTATTCCTAAATCATCTTCATCAGATGATATTGCGCTGGCAATTAACCACATTCTTGAAGGCGATGTTTGGCTTCCACTTGAACTTAAAGATAAAGTGGCTGCCGTAGATGGCGAAGACAAAGAAATTGCAGCGCAAGTGGCTTCACTGACGCCGCAACAATACAAGGTGTTGCAATACTTACACGAAGGCTTGTTAAACAAACAGATTGCTTACGAGTTACATATTTCTGAAGCAACCGTTAAAGCACACATTACAGCAATTTTTAGAAAGCTAGGTGTGTATAACCGTACTCAAGCGGTATTAATTGCCTCTAAGTTACAATTAGAGCCTATTGAGTCGGCATAACAAAAGATAATAAAAACAATAAAGAGGCCACTCAGCCTCTTCATTTTATTGCTTAAGCGAACACCACGGTTCGATTACCATTGATAAACAGTTTATGTTCAGATGCGAGTTGCAGCGCTTTACAGAACACAGTTTTCTCTACATCTTTACCCATTTTTGCCATCATCTCTGCGGTATCCGCATGACTGACATGCGTCACATCTTGTAAAATAATCGGCCCTTCATCGAGCTCATTATTAACAAAATGGGCGGTCGCACCAATAATTTTTACACCGCGTTCAAACGCCTGATGGTAAGGCTTTGCACCAATAAAGGCAGGCAAAAATGAATGGTGAATATTAATAATCTTACCTTCAAAGCGCGCCACAAATTCAGGGCTTAAAATACGCATATATTTAGCAAGGCCGATAATATCAGGCTGGTAGCTGGCAATTAAATCACCGACTTGCTGATCATGCTCCGCACGGCTTAAACCTTCGTGCGATACCACATGAAATGGTACACCAAAGCCTGCCGCCAGCGGTGCTAAGTCGGCGTAGTTGGCAATCACAGCCAGTACTTCGATGTTTAAGGCTTTTTCGAATTGCTTTAGTAATACACCACCTAAACAGTGCGCTTCTTTAGTGGCAAGCAATACCACTTTCGTTTTTTCGCTGCTGTGCAGGGCAAGCTCTGCGCCATCAGGAAGTAGCTCAGCAAGGCTTGGTAAAAAGTCCTCTGAAATAACGCCGCTTAATTCTGTACGCATAAAAAAGCGTTTAGCGTCTTTATCTACAAATTCGTTATTACGTGTAATGTTTAAATTATGCTGATGACAAAGGCCGGTGATCTTGGCAATTAGACCAACATCATCATCGCATTGTGTGGTTAAAATCGTGTTCATAGTCCTCATTCTAATCCCGTTTGTGTGAACACCATTATTTGCTAATTTTTTTGTGCTGCATAGCGCAAATTTAACTATCTAATAATTTATCTGATTTGATTGCATAAGCGCCTAAAATGTAATCATTATTTACTTTTCGTGTAAAAGTAAGCTGCTTTCACTATAAATGTGATTTTCTGTCCATAATTATGATTAATTAAGTGCTTTTCTACATCATTTTCTACACTTTTTAACCTTATCGTAAGTAACTGTAAGTGAAGGTAATAGTTTGTAAAACATAGAATTTTTTCGCACTATTCGAGTCAGAATGGGGTATTACAAACAATAAGGAAAAAATTCCATGAAAAGCACTCTGCTTAAAACAATTGTTGCCTCAAGTTTGCTTTCGGTACTGGCTGCCTGTTCAAGCGATGACAGCAGCAGTAGCAACAGTGGCTATGTGCAACTGTACAATGGCTCTTACAACAGCCCATACACGCGTTTATTTGTTGATGACACTGAACGTTCGGGGGCAGATTTTGGTGATGTATCAACTCGTCATAACTACAGTTCGGGGGAGTATGATCTCAGTTTTGAATATGTTGATGCCAACGATAGTTATATCACCATCGACGAAGAAACCAGCAAAATTAAAAATGATCAAACTCAGTTGCTAGTAATGAACGGTGATTTTGCTGAACCAATTTTTACAGAGCTAAGTGTGCCGACGTCAAGCGATGAAGATGAATTCAATGTTGGCTTTTTTAATATCGTTAGTGAAGATAATCTTTACGATGTATACGTTGCCACTGACGACGGGTTATTTGATACCGCTGAGTTATTAATGACTTCGCAATACCTCGTTGCGCCAGAATTAGCGACGCTTGAGGAGGGGTATTACACTATTTATATTACCGCTAGCGGTAGCACAGATGTGATTTTTGAATCACCAACCGTGTACTTTAATGATGAAGCCACGTACATGGCGATGATCCGTCCAAGTTATGCAACAGAAGAAGATGGCATTACGCTTGATGTCGTGACGGCAAGTAGCTCAGTAACACAACTAAACCACCAAGACGCGCAAGGTCAGCTGCGTTTTATCAATACCATCGATGATTACACGCAAACCCAGTTTAAAGTAACCCGAGGCACAACGGCGACCAACACCGAAGTTGTTAGCAACGATAGTTACTCTGAATACATGAGCATGTCGCCAAATAGTTACAGCGTCGCCATGTTAGATGAAGCGGGTGACACGATTGTAGATAACTTCTTAATGACATTAGAGCGTGAGCAAAGTGCGGTTGGTCTTTTCTACAATGATAAAGATTACGGACCTCGTATGATGACCATTGAAGAAAACCTAACTCCAAGCAGCTACAGCCACGCAGTTACTGTGGTTAACTTAATTGATAGCTATGCAGGGCAAGAGATTGACGAAGTTGATGTGTACTTCACCCTCAATGGTGAAACGGTTGAAGATACCAGCAATGTTGTTGAAGGGTTAGATCAATACGACCAACAAGAACAGGTGGTTGATAACGAAGTTTATACAACCTATGTGGTCTATGAAGACAATGGTCAACAGATTGTGCTCTTGCAACAAAGCGATATGGATTTTACCGAAGAAGGTAACTATATCTTAGTTATTGAACACGATGAAACCACAGACTCAGGTTTTAAAATGACCTTAGAGCGTACGGTGACTGAACAGTCTTAACCGGCTAAAACGCAATATCGTTGTTTATTTTCTCTTGCTAAGTGTTTATTGTATAAACAATTAAGGCTTTTGCTTTTTTGTTTAAAGCGTACACAAGGAGAGAGTATGGATGGCGGTATTGCGTTACTAGTATTACTAGCACTAGTTGTTGTAGGTGGCTCACTTGCGGGTATTTTTGCCTTTTTTCAACTCTCCAGTTTAAAGCGAGAAGTAGCTGCTCTTCGAGTCAAACTTAACGAGGCATATACCCATAATCCACAAACAAATACTGCAAACCAGTTTGATAATTCAAACGCCGATCTGACTGACACAGCAAAATTTGAACCAGAGCCTGTAATCATTAGTAAGCCGATTGAGGCTACTAATAAAAAGCCAGAGCAAACAAAACCCAAGCCTGCGACTTTAAATCCGCTAGTAAGCCAACTCGTTACACAAATCAAAGCCAATTGGTTAACTTGGGTAGGAGCGGTTGCACTTGCCTTTGGCGGTATCTTTTTAGCCCGCTATTCACTGGAGGCAGGCTTATTATCCGAAACCATGCGACTCACGCTTGGCGCTATTTTTGGTCTGAGCTTAATTGTTGCGGCTGAGGTTTTACATCGTAAAGGTATTATCTTTGATGGGTTTAGCAACTATATTCCCGCGGCGCTGGCAAGTGGCGGCTTTATTAGTTGTTTTGCATTGACCTTGCTGGCCTACAGCCATTATGGCTTACTGCAAGCTTTACCTGCATTTAGCATTTTAACCTTAGTTTCTGTAGCGGCTAGCTGGATGGCACTGCGTTTTGGTCCAGTGCTTGCGGTCATTGGTATTATTGGCGCCTACAGCGTGCCGGTTTGGGTCAACACCGGGAGTAATGACTTTATAGCACTGCTAACCTATGTTGCGTTTGTCAGTGTATCGGCTTCCCTAGTCGCGCATTACGTAAAACGGCATTGGCTGTGGTATCTGTTATGGGCAGGTCATTTAGGCTGGTATTACTTAGTTGCAATGAGTGCAGCTAAAAACCTGCATTGGTTTATTAATCTTTATGCTCTATTTAGCATCGTATTGTTAATTGCGATTCCGCGTCTCGGACTGAGTATTAAGCAAATTGAACACCGCCCACATCGCTTTAAAACGCTACTGAAACAACTGCCCGACAACCCTCTGTTGTTAGCTGTTGTTGTGCCACTTTACCTTTTACTCATCAGTCATAATGATCTGCTTACTTGGCAGCTTAGTATGTTGTCGTTAGTGGCTTTACTGTTGTTTTTGGTATTAAAAAACAGTGCATGGGATCACTGGCTGATACTAGCTGTCGTGAGTGTAATGTGTTTGCTCATAGGGCAATATAATGCTGTTGATTACTCTGAGCAGCTTTTTGTATTTCGGCAAAATTACGGAGCAGGGCTGTTTTTTATTGCTTTGTTTGCGGGTTATGGGTTTTTGTTTGGTCGTAAATACCCCAAACGCTTAGGTTTTGCTTTACTCGCTTCACTTTCAGGCTTTGTGATTATTAGTTGCTTATATGTGATCACTCCCGATCATGCCTTAATGACGGCGTATCCGGTTTGGTGCTTTGTATTATTGGCTCTGTCTGCTTGGTTATTTAAGTTATCAGTCAATAGCACAAATCCAATGCGGGTATTTAGTTACTGGCTTGGTGGCAATGCCAATATTAGCTTAGCGTTAACCATGCTCCTTGAAGGCAGTAGCTTAACCTTAGCGCTTGCTGCGCAAGTGCTGTTGATCAGTTTTTATGTCAATAAACAGTCACTCAGCATTCCTACTTGGCCGCTTAAAGGCTTAGTTGGCGCTTTACTTGTTAGGTTAAGCTTTGCACCTTGGTCTGCTGAGTACAGTGATGCGTTGCTGCTCGGTGTGCACTGGAGTTTGGTTGTGTACCCAGTATGCGCTTGCTTATTTTACTTGGCAGCGAGGCACTGGCAGCAGCAATCTGTTCGGGTGTGGCTAGAAGGTGCAACGCTTCATTGCATTGCTTTATTTATTACCACAGAGACGAGCTATCAGTTGGTGGGGCGCTACCCTGATTTTGAGAGCTTGTCTGTGTATGAGCATATTTTATTAACCTGTAACTGGGGTATATTAGGTTGTGTTTATTTGCTGCGTTCACGCTTTACTGCGCAATTGGCAAAACTCTATCAAGTAGCAGGTTTTGCGTTATTAACACTGAGTGGCTTACTAATACTGAAAAGCTTTACTGCTGTAAATCCGTTTTTTGAGCCGATAAATATAGGCAGTTGGCCGATTATTAACTGGTTACTATTACTTTGGTTAGTCCCCGCCTGTATTGCAATTTGGGCAAGCCAACTGACTCAATCTCAGCACTATTTACAAAAGCTGTTTACAGTACTTGCAGGTGTGATGAGTGTTTTATATATCAATGCGGAAATTCGCCATAACTGGCAAGGCGAGTTTATAAATATTGCGTTGCCGACCTCAGATGCCGAGCTTTACAGTTATTCTTTAGTTTGGCTTGTTATCGGTGCCTTGGTGGTTGTGGTGGGGCAGTTAAGAACCATTACGGTATTACAAAAGCTCGGCCTTGGCTTATTGGCGCTGGTGGTGTTAAAAGTGTTCTTGATTGATATGGCAAATTTAACTGGGTTGCTGCGGGCTATTTCGTTTATCGGCTTAGGCTTATCGTTAGTTGCGCTTAGTTGGTTGTTCCAAAAATTTAAGGCAAAGCCCGCAGCTTTGCCTTAAATCGGTGTTGTTAAAAACGTTGGTTAAGCACTATTGTTAAGTACTGTGGTTAAGGAGCGCCTTAAGTTTAGCGGGCTTAACGGGTTTACTAAGGTAATGAATTTGCTCTTCTTTGGTTTGCTGTTTTAGGGCTTCATCACGCACCGCTGTGATTAAAATGGCAGGCACTGGGCTTTGCCAAATTTCTCTTAGGGTTTTAATAAGCGTTATGCCATCGCAATCATGACCAAGCTGATAATCCATTAAGATTACATCGGGCGCTCGGTGCTCTTTGGCATAGGCCATTACGGTTTCAACTTGATCAAAGAGCTGATAATTTGCCTGCCATTTTTGTAATAGGCTTGCCATGGCATTAAGGTTTTCAGGGTCATCATCCACTGCAATAATGTTCATCGCACTGCGGTTCTCAACCCCTTTTTTAGGCGTATCTTTTTGTTGAATAAATTGGCTTTCACCATAAGGCACTTCAATACTAAAGCGGCTACCTTTGCCTGGTGTTGAATTTACATCTAAACGTAAAGAGAGTAAGTCGGCCATTCGTTTTACGACTCCTAAGCCAAGGCCAACCCCTTTGTTATCACCGGCTTCAATACGATAAAAGTCATTAAAGATTTTCGCTTGCTCTACTTCTGTAATGCCAGGGCCTGTGTCCCATACTTCAATACGTAAATGATGTTTGCGTTTGCGACAAGCTATTAAAACTCGGCCACTATCGGTGTATTTAACCGCATTTGACACTAAGTTTTGAATAATTCGTCGTAAGTAAGTGATATCACTGTGAACTATAATTCCCTTTGAACGCACCGTCAGTTGCAAGCCTTTTTCGCTCGACATAATGGCATATTCATTTTTCAGCGGAGCAAGTATGTCATCAATACTAAAGTGACGTGGTGTAGGGGTCATTGCCCCTTGCTCTAATTTTGCAATCTCTAACAGTGCTGACATCAAATGCACCGTTGAATCTAAACTTGCGCCAAGCTTTTCAAAGTTATTTAAGTTGTTGCTCGAAAGGGTTTTATCATCAATAGCTGCAAGATATAGGCGCGCCGCATTCAGCGGTTGTAAAATATCGTGGCTAGCCAAGGCTAAAAATCGCGTTTTACTGTCATTAGCTTGCTCAGCCTCTTTTTTCGCTAAAGTAAGTGCTTGCTCAGTTTGTACTCGGCTATCGATTTGTGCTTGTAAATCTTTATTGATAGTACGGATTTCTTGAGTACGCGCTTCAATGCGGTTTTCAAGATCCATGTTTACTTCTTCAAGCGCATTTTGCGTTTCGATATGCGTGGTAATATCAGAGAAACTTGTCACAAAGCCGCCATCTGGTAGTGGGTTACCAATCATTTCGAACACTTGGCCATTACGGCGGTGGCGAATAAAGTGATGGGGCGTGCCGTTTTTAAGATGCTGCACGCGCTTTTCTACATGGCGCTCAACTTCACCGGGGCCACATTCACCGCGTTCGGCATTGTATCTAAGCACATCTTCAATAGGTTGGCCTACTTCGAGAAAGTCATCTGGGTAAGCAAACATTTCTGCGTAGCGCTTATTCCATGCTACTAAATTAAGCTCTTTATCAACAACCGAAATACCATGACTGAGGTTCTCGAGAGAGGTGAATAATAAGTTTTGATTGAATTGCAGAGCTTGTGTGGTTTCATCAAAAAAGTTAACCACTTCTTCAAAGGCCATGCGTTTACCAGAGGCAACCGTGTGGATCAGCGCTTGTGCTGAAGATGCGCCAAGCACACCGGTTAAGGCGCGTTCACAATAAGCAATAAACTCAGGTTCTGGGTGTGCGTTGTTATCACCTAAGTTATGCGATAACGCAAAGTGAGCCAGCACCTGTTGCGAGCGTTGTACGCCTAAGAAGGTTTGCAGCAGCACTTTAAAATCGTAAACGGTGGCTTTAACGTTTTTATTTAAACGTCTGGCGAATACGGCTTGCTCTTTTGGATTAACAAAGGCAGCAGCTTGAATTTTATCAATTAAACGCTCATCTGCACCGAGCGAAAAACTAATGTAACAGCCAATATTGGCAAACAAGGCGATTAGGGTGCCACGAGTAATAAGTGTTTGTTGCAGCTCTGCATTTAAGGTATTGCCTGCATCTAAAATAGGCAGCATTAAGAATAAGACCCAGCAAATAAAGCCTGCTAATAATCCGGCATAAACCCCATACGCATGGCCTTTTCGCCAGTATAAGCCGCCAACAATCGCAGGGAGTAATTGCGATACCAAGGAAAAGGCAACTAAACCCATACTAGCCAAGGCTTTACCATGACCAAACCATTGCTGGTAGAAATACGACAAAATCAAAATGCCGGCAATCGTGAAGCGTCTTACTAACAGGATTTGCGACTTATAGCTGCTGGTGATGAGGTTACGTTTAAACTTACGACGGAGCATTAGCGGCAATACTACATCGTTTGAGAT
Above is a window of Pseudoalteromonas shioyasakiensis DNA encoding:
- the acs gene encoding acetate--CoA ligase, with the translated sequence MSESIYPVPAHIKNAALVDNDKYNTLYKQSIDDPEGFWREHGKRLDWSTPYNKVKNTSFDKGHISIRWYEDGQLNASYNCIDRHLATKAYKTALIWEGDNPEHNENISYQQLHDEVAKLANGLKKLGVSKGDRVAIYMPMTPQAIYAMQACARIGAIHSVVFGGFSPSAIADRINDSGAKVVITSDEGRRAGNCVPLKANVDEAVSQDSVTTVEHVIVHQLTGGEVEWNSHDVWWHELVADLPAECEPEPMNAEDPLFILYTSGSTGQPKGVVHTTGGYLVYASMTHEYVFDLKEDDIFWCSADVGWITGHSYIAYGPLVNGCTQVVFEGVPTYPTAGRMGEVIDKHNVTILYTAPTAIRALMAKGDEPTATSTRKSLRVMGSVGEPINPEAWAWYYEHIGNENCPIVDTWWQTETGGIMITPLPGATDMKPGSATRPFFGIAPALFDAEGNTLEGAVDGNLVILDSWPSQARTVYGDHERFEQTYFSAYPGVYFTGDGCRRDEDGYYWITGRVDDVLNVSGHRLGTAEIESALVAHEAVAEAAVVGYPHDIKGQGIYVYITPNEGIVVSDELTKEVRNWVRKELSPIASPDMIQWSPGLPKTRSGKIMRRILRKIAANEHQQLGDTSTLADPSVVDELIENRLNR
- a CDS encoding response regulator transcription factor, which encodes MSQFLIADDHPLFREALKGALSAKFADLEVFESENFDTTLQVLSEQEDLDILLLDLHMPGNGDLYGLIRIREDYPSLPIAVVSGSEDINVVSKVMGYGAMGFIPKSSSSDDIALAINHILEGDVWLPLELKDKVAAVDGEDKEIAAQVASLTPQQYKVLQYLHEGLLNKQIAYELHISEATVKAHITAIFRKLGVYNRTQAVLIASKLQLEPIESA
- the purU gene encoding formyltetrahydrofolate deformylase, encoding MNTILTTQCDDDVGLIAKITGLCHQHNLNITRNNEFVDKDAKRFFMRTELSGVISEDFLPSLAELLPDGAELALHSSEKTKVVLLATKEAHCLGGVLLKQFEKALNIEVLAVIANYADLAPLAAGFGVPFHVVSHEGLSRAEHDQQVGDLIASYQPDIIGLAKYMRILSPEFVARFEGKIINIHHSFLPAFIGAKPYHQAFERGVKIIGATAHFVNNELDEGPIILQDVTHVSHADTAEMMAKMGKDVEKTVFCKALQLASEHKLFINGNRTVVFA
- a CDS encoding DUF2339 domain-containing protein yields the protein MDGGIALLVLLALVVVGGSLAGIFAFFQLSSLKREVAALRVKLNEAYTHNPQTNTANQFDNSNADLTDTAKFEPEPVIISKPIEATNKKPEQTKPKPATLNPLVSQLVTQIKANWLTWVGAVALAFGGIFLARYSLEAGLLSETMRLTLGAIFGLSLIVAAEVLHRKGIIFDGFSNYIPAALASGGFISCFALTLLAYSHYGLLQALPAFSILTLVSVAASWMALRFGPVLAVIGIIGAYSVPVWVNTGSNDFIALLTYVAFVSVSASLVAHYVKRHWLWYLLWAGHLGWYYLVAMSAAKNLHWFINLYALFSIVLLIAIPRLGLSIKQIEHRPHRFKTLLKQLPDNPLLLAVVVPLYLLLISHNDLLTWQLSMLSLVALLLFLVLKNSAWDHWLILAVVSVMCLLIGQYNAVDYSEQLFVFRQNYGAGLFFIALFAGYGFLFGRKYPKRLGFALLASLSGFVIISCLYVITPDHALMTAYPVWCFVLLALSAWLFKLSVNSTNPMRVFSYWLGGNANISLALTMLLEGSSLTLALAAQVLLISFYVNKQSLSIPTWPLKGLVGALLVRLSFAPWSAEYSDALLLGVHWSLVVYPVCACLFYLAARHWQQQSVRVWLEGATLHCIALFITTETSYQLVGRYPDFESLSVYEHILLTCNWGILGCVYLLRSRFTAQLAKLYQVAGFALLTLSGLLILKSFTAVNPFFEPINIGSWPIINWLLLLWLVPACIAIWASQLTQSQHYLQKLFTVLAGVMSVLYINAEIRHNWQGEFINIALPTSDAELYSYSLVWLVIGALVVVVGQLRTITVLQKLGLGLLALVVLKVFLIDMANLTGLLRAISFIGLGLSLVALSWLFQKFKAKPAALP
- a CDS encoding PAS domain-containing hybrid sensor histidine kinase/response regulator; the encoded protein is MTAALLFVALAYIGVLFWLANWGDKTTPLAKRISHHPFVYSFSLGIYCTSWTYYGSVGTAATSSWNYLPILIGPALLFFFGQGFLRKLVLVSKKQNITTIADFISARYGKRQTTAIMVTIIALLATIPYIALQLKALSGSFLLLQNDDRISGSMLALSATLIMAMFAIFFGTRKVDVTEYRSGLMLAVAFESMIKLLALVAVAGLALYTLFNLTTVQTEQLTGSIWQHWQNFDFFSFNFIGQSLMAAAAIICLPRQFHVTVVDNQDKRHLYTARWAFPLYLLLTAAMIFPIATAAIHPGIGSGFSPDSFVLALPLMHENAFLTTFVFIGGLSAATAMIVVATLTLSTMISNDVVLPLMLRRKFKRNLITSSYKSQILLVRRFTIAGILILSYFYQQWFGHGKALASMGLVAFSLVSQLLPAIVGGLYWRKGHAYGVYAGLLAGFICWVLFLMLPILDAGNTLNAELQQTLITRGTLIALFANIGCYISFSLGADERLIDKIQAAAFVNPKEQAVFARRLNKNVKATVYDFKVLLQTFLGVQRSQQVLAHFALSHNLGDNNAHPEPEFIAYCERALTGVLGASSAQALIHTVASGKRMAFEEVVNFFDETTQALQFNQNLLFTSLENLSHGISVVDKELNLVAWNKRYAEMFAYPDDFLEVGQPIEDVLRYNAERGECGPGEVERHVEKRVQHLKNGTPHHFIRHRRNGQVFEMIGNPLPDGGFVTSFSDITTHIETQNALEEVNMDLENRIEARTQEIRTINKDLQAQIDSRVQTEQALTLAKKEAEQANDSKTRFLALASHDILQPLNAARLYLAAIDDKTLSSNNLNNFEKLGASLDSTVHLMSALLEIAKLEQGAMTPTPRHFSIDDILAPLKNEYAIMSSEKGLQLTVRSKGIIVHSDITYLRRIIQNLVSNAVKYTDSGRVLIACRKRKHHLRIEVWDTGPGITEVEQAKIFNDFYRIEAGDNKGVGLGLGVVKRMADLLSLRLDVNSTPGKGSRFSIEVPYGESQFIQQKDTPKKGVENRSAMNIIAVDDDPENLNAMASLLQKWQANYQLFDQVETVMAYAKEHRAPDVILMDYQLGHDCDGITLIKTLREIWQSPVPAILITAVRDEALKQQTKEEQIHYLSKPVKPAKLKALLNHST